Within the Erigeron canadensis isolate Cc75 chromosome 6, C_canadensis_v1, whole genome shotgun sequence genome, the region CTTGATCTTTAGTATGCAATAAATATGTCCAAGTGCATCTACTAAagtcatcaacaatggtgtAAAAATATTGAACACCATTAAGAGCAGGAGTTTTATAAGGATCCAAAAGATCAACATGTAACAATTCAAAGGAATTAAAGAATGAGATTGACTTCTAGGAAAAGGGCAGTCTATGCTGTTTGGATAACAAACAAGTATCACAAAAGAAATTGGATACATTCACATGTTTATAAGCATCCAAATGAACCATTTTAGACATAGAAGTATAGCCCATTCTAACATGAAACAAATCAACAGATACATCACTGGAAGTGGAAATGTTCGCAACATTAttgacaaaattatttacaaaaggaAAGACAAGCAGAGAAATTGACAGAAGGAACACTTTCAGAAGGTTTGCACAAATATAGCTTTTTGTGACCTTTTCCAACAGTCACCAACTGATTAGTGGAAAGGTCCTGAAAAACAAACCAAGTAGGACCAAAAATTGCAATTAGAGGTTTGGAATTTAAAAGTTGACCAATAGATAATAAGTTGATTTGGAATTCAGGAACATAGAAAACATTGGTGAGAGTGAGGTAAGTATTAATTTGAACATCGCCAACTTTGGTCACCATTTTAAATCTACCATCTGGTAATTTGACCTTAATGGGAGTGGATAAAATTCTAATGGACTGAAGTAAATGTAAATGAGGAGTCATATGATCAGTAGCCCCATATCAGTgatccaatcattcacaatgtCAATACTAACATGGCAAACTAGAGCATGCAGTTTTTCATAAGAGGAAGTATCAATACCTGCATGAGGATGAGATGGACCAACCCCATTATTGACTTTAGTTAACTCCACATTTTTACCCTTTAACATTTTCATCATCTCATTGCAAACTGCAACAACCAAATTCTGCTCAAACTCACTCTTGTTACCAAATTCTGCTCAAACTCACTCTTGTTATTACCCTGCAACTCATTCTCATAGGAATAATCAAATGGAGATTcctttgttcccaaatcaattCCAACCTGAGCATCCATCTTACTACCTTTCTTGGTCTTTTTCCCTTTGTACCAGTCAGGATAACCCAATCTTTCAGAACATTGCTCAAAATTGTGACCATCTTGTTTACAATAAGTACAATGTTTTATCTTAAACTGATCAGCATTCCTATAATCCTTCCTAAACCCCGTTCTAGCATTATTCTGATTAGCAAAATAGGCAGAAGGATCAGACACACTATTAGTAACTTGTTTTTGTTTCTCAATTTATTGTACAATGTAATATGCCTTATTAATATTGGGCAAAGGATCCATAGACAAAATCTGATTCCTAACAGACTCAAAATTATCATTCAACCTCATCAAGAATTGCATCAACTTAGTTCTACTCTCAATTTCAGAAATCTTCTTGGTAATGCCACAAGCACACTCCTGCATCTTTCCACACACACAAGCAAAAATTCCATTCAAGCTACTTAATTCATCCCAATATTTTCTCATCTTATTGTAATAGGTAGCAATAAAGAGATCACCTTGACTAACCTTACTAAATTCCCTTTCAACTTGATAGATGGGAGGACCATTACTTTGTCCATATCTCTCACCTATTTCTTTCCAAAGTTCTTTAGCAGATTGAGCATATAGAAATGCTTCTGACAATTCAGCAGTCATTGAATTAAGAATCCAACAAGTGACCATATAATCACATCGAATCCACCTGCCATAGTTAGCATCAGTAACTGCCGGCTTAGGTGTGGATCCATCAACAAAACCTAATTTCAGCTTTGCACCTAACGCCATTTTCACATTTCTAATCCAACCAAAGTAATTTCCTCCATTAAATGGAGTATTAGTAAGCATCATACCAGGATGATCCGAACTCGCCAAGAAAAGAGGATCATTATTCATAGAAGTTAGGGTTTCAACAGAAGTTCTTTGAAAGGAAGATTCTGGAGGAGTTGTATCAACAGGTTCAGTAACCGCCATTTCTTtaagaaaaacaatatttttaatatttttcagttaaaaaaaaaccctagatttttagatttttgattAACACACTTCAATCACAAATTGAAgcaaaaattaagtaaaaatcgTAGCGaatcaatgaaaaatatcaCCAAAAACGATCGAATCAAAGAAAAATTGACCTAAAAATGATCAATTTCAGATTCAATGACCAGAAAAGATGAAAACAATACGCCGTTGATCGGAATAATCAACCGGAAGATATCAAAACGAGCGAAATTCTGTTCTCTGATACCATATGAACAGATTAAGCGGAAGCGAAAATAGAGAGAAAATTGATATTTTGGATTTTCAGATTTCTTGAATTAATTGaggaaatgaaaaataatacaaaCTTTTAAACACTCTTTAACCGCCTAAACTAACTAGTTTAGCTATTTACAACTTTAGTCCTTCTAGTAACAACTTATACAAACCTATATTAAACAATCTGAATATATACAATCTATACAAATCCTACGTACGATCCTAGCCAATCCATCCAAATTGTTTATCAACATTGAGATGGAAATGACAATTATTTGGGTAATTAAGTGTCacttttgaaaaagaaaatttgagaaATCCATAAACCATCTCAATCAAAAACCATATGATCTTCAAACCACAAATCACGATCTCGAAACATACAAACTGAATTCCGTGTTACACGAACCATATGAACTATTGCTAACAGCTCATAACCACATCCCAAAAACGTGGTACATCAAAAAGGCACGATCAATCATCAAAAACCAAATACTACATAAAACCATATAAAAGGGAAAACCATTGATAAAAACATGTAAATGGGTGAAATTGGAACTTGACCTTAAAAACACAAAGTAATCCGATTCACTAAACTGTTCGTCCATTTATGTTCTTTTTTCCTCTAAATTCATATATACTAGTTAAAGGCAAAACAAAATGattaaacattaaaaagaaagaaaaaaaacccacGTTAATGTGAATTGATTTATCTCGACACAAAATGGTTTCTTGTGTAAAATAAGCTTGGTATCTTTGAAATAAGTTGAGACTTAGAGTGGAAACAAGTATATCCAAAGAATGCTTTTAATCTTTTCGAATATATGCTCACTTAACAACAATGGCTATAAAATCTAAACTAAATTTATTTGCTAAGATTAATGGTGTTTAAGCTATTCCATTGAGGATACCCATCATATTCGATGGTCATAATATTTCTAACTCATACAATATACATAAAGTAGATATATGTTGTATATCATGAacctaaaaaagttaaaaccgTCTATATTTGCAATCTTATCATGTAAAAATCGTACAtgcttttaactttcaattaGTTTTGGCCAAATATATCCATCggtctctatatatatatacaatctatATTCAAGAGACACAAAAACTTATCTTTAATAGTAACCATTCCTtaacattatttattaatgcacattgtatttttattatgatGTGATATGATATCGTCattaataatcttttatatgTACATTATATGTGTATAAACTATAAACCATATTAATGGTAACTTAAGACTACCTTTAACAAATTCCAAAAACTAAATATTCCAGGTTTTTTTTTACCACCAGTGAAATAAGTCACAGATTAAAGTTAAATCCAAAAGGGAAGATACAAGTATTTTGTCCCACATCGGTCAGATATGTAAAATATGAGATGTTTATAAACACAACAAACGGAAAACGAAGCACGACCTTACTTGAACAGGATCTGTTCTATAGGCTCGTACCTCTGTATCCTTGATTCCTATCAAGACAGAAACCCATGTCTGGTTGATGAATCAGAACCATGTAACCAGAGCGTGATTAACCGAGCCTTATGGTCTTGACCATGGCTCAGTAGAGGATCGTTGCCAGCCCATCTAATGGGTCCTGGCATGGTTACATGGTTGTCTGACAGAcaaattaacatttttaaaaaaacatttttctgAGTTATGAGTCTGATTTTTTAGTGCagtatatactcgtatattttagAATCTTATTTATACTTGATAAACCTGGGATGTTGGTTTTGTAGGTCTCTGAGAGATAGAGTGAACATGTTGTTAACTTTGAGATGCAATCCAACTGTTCGATGAAATGCCTGAACGAggtttactttatatatatatatatatatatatcattatgaTTATACTGTTTCTATCTCGTTTTTGTCATTATAATATATGGTATATCTATTTGTTTGATATGAGGAGTGATATAGTTGGAAATCAATACAATACACATATATGATAGATATTTATCTTAGGAGTTAGGACTACATGGTGGTTACTGGTTATCTGTATGAATATCCTCATCGAGCATTTGACCTGTGTATTCTGTTATGATACATGAATCGGGAGGAAGGTCCGGTTTAAAATGTTCTGCCGATTTTTATTATGAGCACATGAATGGTGTCCAGAGCCAACAAAACAACTCCAAGCTTGTTTTGATCCTCTGGTGATTCCCAATTTTTTGAGGTATTTTATCTATTAATGAATGGTAGTAATCttatagctagctagctagcttgtaGTTCCAAGTAAGAAAAACTTATAGGGAAGCCGGGAGAGATCAAGTATATAGCATGATTGATAGAAGAAAGGAAAGTGACTTTTATAAAATTAGTAAGTTAGTTATCTTATGACCTCTAGTACATTGTTAAGAATTTTCTATTTGCcgtgaaaatatattttaaggattttagaaaaagaatggTTATCAAGTCACAAAAGTAGACAATGGTAACGAACCTAAACTGTTTATAATTGGGCAATGTCACAGAGCATTGAAACATCTCCAGACGAGTCACGAGGGTTTAGAGTTAATACTTCTTCTTCAGGCTCACCATCAATCAGAATAACCTCTTCCTGTACCAATTCGACCCATCGATCTCTTTAACTTCCataaacaagaacaatataAAGTAGGGGGTTAGTATCAGGTTTCCATCAGAGATGATATGTAGTTGGTCAAGCACACTCCCTTGTTCCATTATTTACTTTCCCAGGAGGATAAAACTCTTCGTGCACTCTAGCTACTTAAAAAAGAGTGGTTCGTGAAGGTACATCtttatacttttgttttttctagGGAATTACTTAACACATATACCAATAACCTTTGATTGATGGGGATGATAAGGCGTACCTTGATACTGTTTGGGCTATGCCCTGTTTGTCATTAACATACATATGATATCAACAGTTTCATACAAAAAATTCGTAAAAAATAACTTGCAATTTGATTGATGAATTCAAAAGAGTATCCTTTGAAAAGGACCTTTTCAATGTGTCGCTTATAAAGAGCATCCTCTGCAAGAAAATGACCTATTTTGTTAAATCGATTGAATTATAATACTATACAATGTGTAATTCAATTTCACTAAGAGTGAGAATCACAATTATTCTCAGCATATCAGGGAAAAGCAGAACTCTCTATTCGATACCGTGGAATGGAGAGAGCTTGGTAGGTCTTGAAAAACAGCAGAGTAGACGTGGCTGCTATCATACGGCGACTATCGGTGATCTTTGATTTGGTAACATATATATTTCCTTAGTTTATTTGTGTCCATATTTTCAAAGTGACTTTTTATTCATTCCTTGTAAATTTATGTCTTTGCTCCTTTTGGTCGTTTACAATTAAACCTGTTATGTTACCAACCAAAAAAGCAGCAAGAACCATGTCAAACAAGACATAAACCATAACGGGTACCATCTCTTTTAAATTGAATGCATGAACATCATTATAACCTGCTGAAGTGAGTTCACTTTTATTCAACTTTCcattgttttattaaaaaaaggatTTTGTTGTCATAGTAACAATCTCAAAATATAACGACTTTATACATATCACCTCCAAAGATCAACTTCTCTAAAATTCAATAGTCCCCAAGTTTTAGGCTCCCAATCCATGTATATTCTTCTTCCGCAACTGGTAGAGTTGTAGCCAATGCTGTATGATTGCAGTATAGTTCAACAGCAATAAGTTTTAGAATCCTTGAATACAAATAATTGACCCGTATGTTCTTCCATGCCCGCACCATCCTAATAAGCAATAGATATCTtacaatatattatatgtattttcaaaCCTTGCTCGTTACAAGTTTGAACATCATGTTATGCATAAGCATTATGagtattaatttttgtttaacatCTACTGTAATGGCAGTAATGTTCATCCACTATTATGCTATACCAAACTTGTATCAACATACTTTTAAATGTATATCTTTTCATTACAGCTTCTATCTCATACTACTTCCGTCTTTTTACATGTTCTCACTCACTATAAAAGTTGCTCATTAGAAGATGTAAAATATAGACTTGAGAATCTCCGGAagtatttatatcatttttctcTGCCTTTTAAAGGAAGATTGATAGAAATTTGACTTGCTTTAGGTAGATATGAGCTAATATGACACAAGTAGGAATGGCATGTTAGGTATAGCCTTTGGGTGCTTTTGGTAcacatcaaaaattaaaaatagaattGTTGAAAGAGATAGACTTCCAGAAATTTGGATTGAAATTGAATGTGGTCAAGCCATGTTGTTGGTTGGCATGCTCATATATTTCATGATACATAACTTATGCCTGAGTAGTGATTAAGTACAGCTTTTCTTCATCTTTAATAATATCCGCATTAACGATTTgtcctttttcttttgttatgaTACAAGAAGTGGGAAGAAGGTCCAACTTCAAATATTCTGCTGCTGTTTTCATGAGCTCGTCAATGGTGTCTGGAACCCGTAATACTACTCCATACTTGTTCTGATCCTTTGATTCCTCCCATGGCTGAAATGGGTATACCGTACATCTCTTTTGCGTCACTTTCTCTGTCACTGGGCACGAGTAAATTAATTGTTAGCTTGGTTGTCATCCGAAGTAAACAAAACTTGAAGCAAGTGTCGTAAAGATGAAGTCTGTATCatgattgataaaattaaaagcGTGAAGATTTTAGTTTAAGTAATTTTTCCTAACGAAATAGTAAACCCAATTTGGCTTTTCTTTAGGAATTTAGGCAAAAATAATGATTAGTTTTAAACTAGAAGTTAAGGATGTCGGTTCAGATAGAGTTTAAGTACCTGATGGTTCTTGAAAATACGATGAGAGTTCTAATGACTGGCGAGTTTTGGCTTCCTTTTCTAGATTGGCGAGAATTTTTTGTTTGTCGTGAAGATATATCTTGAGAATGTTAGAGAAAGATTTCTTATCAATCCGCAAAAGGAGGCAATGGTCAAGAACTCGAACTGTATATGGTTGAAGTTTGTTGTGTAGAATGGAAACATCTCCAAATGAGTCCTGAGGTTTTAAATCCGATACAGTTTCTTCATGTCCACTTTCATTTACTATTACCTCTTTCTGTACCAATTTTGAGTCGTCAGTGTGTAGGTATAACTTCTATTGTTATGGAACCATTTAATGTATAATAGAAAGTTGGTACCAGTTTTCCATCACAGATGAAGTAAAGTTGGTCAACCACACTTCCTTGCTCCATTATTACTTTCCCTGGAGGATAAAACTCCTCATGCACTCTGGTTACCTGTATGAGGAGGAGCTCGTTAAGGCTCATATGTTACCATCATATAACGTGAACCCTTGGAATTATAACTTACTATCTGATCGATGAATTCTGGAGAGCATCCTTTGAAAAGTGGAACTTCTTTAAGCTGTGGCTTATAAAGATGTTCAGCTATCTGCAATAAGCAATGGTTATTTGTTATATAACGTGTgtgattatattaatttattcttttgaagaGTTAAAATAATGTGCAGTTTGACATTATAAGAGTTGTATTATCCATACAGTGGTGCGGACGTCGGTTGGGAGGTCTTGAAACACAGCAGGATCAGAATGGCTCCTATCATTTGGTAACAATAGTTGCTCTTTGATTTTGTAATGTATTTCTTTCCTTACTGTTTTTTTGTCAACATATTTGAGGAGGCTTTTTATTCTATCCCTGTATATTTCTGTCTTCGATCCTTTCACCACTAAAGCTGTTATATTACCGACCAAATAAGCACCAAGAACCATGTCAAACGAGACATAAACCATAACAAATATCATTTCTCTCATATTAACCGCATGAATGTCACCATATCCTGTAAAAGCAAATCCACATTGATTAGCTAAACATTCACATAATATATCTCCTCACATGGACTAAACTAGAAAGCTTACCTACTGTTGCCATAGTAATAACCGCAAAGTATAAGGATGTTATGTATTTCTTCCAAAGATCAATGTCTCTAAAGTTTGAGTAGCTATAGGCCCCAAGTTTTAGGCTCCCAATCCATGTGTATTCCTCTTGTGAAGCTGGCAAAGTCGTGGCCAAATAATAGAATATGCATGCTGCCGTATGTGTACAATACAGCTCAACCATGACAAGTTTTAGAAtcctggaaaaaaaataattgaccCGTATGTCTGTCTCCAATTTGCGGAAGAACTCTAGAACCTTCCGTACCCGCACCAATCTAATCAGTAAAAGGTATCTcacttcttcttttcttccaGAAACCTGATCAAAAACGCAACGTTAACTTGGTGATGATGGAAAGAGTGGATCAGCAGCATGGGTGATATGTGGAGTTGAAAGTGATACCCTGTAAATAATATCCCAAGGCATGCAGGAAAgtaaatcaaatatgaaataagtTTTCAAGTACCTGCAAAAAGAAAGTTACAAACAATGATAAGATTGAATAAAAGGCCAAGTAACAGGGTTCATGACAATGGCATTTGGAAGATAACAAACTGACCGCCAAGCAATTGACTTTTGGTTCAGCTTCTCACGCTCTATGTCTCTGTAAGCAACAAAGAACAGAAGGAAGACGTCGACGAAGAAAACCACTTGACCAagtatgtctagtaaatatacgtGGTCAGGCAATCCCCTGAAGAACCCGAATTCTATGGGTGTAAAGAAAGAAGAGTACATTGCCCATAACAATATGAATTTCTCCCAAGTACGGTACCATCTACATCAAGTTAATATAAATTCATATGAGTAAGAAAATATTCTTGTTAGttgtatgtatacatttttgCCAAAGTATACAATATTTAGGTCATTAgcaatttaaaaatacataaaacattaaaagttcattatcTGTAACTTCTAATTTTACTATctttattaatttgttaataactattataaaacaaaacatgaaTTTGTCAATTGAATAATTAATTATTCATCATATTATCTTCTACTATCTCATATCATCCCGATCACAAATTTACAACTATAAAAAAACATGAGATAccagtaaaaaaaaatcattaaaaatcaAAGAGGTATAAGATTTCTTGTTTCATTGCACGAATATCCTGTTATTAATAGAtgtatttatagatatagatatgttaaTTAACGTTCAAAAGGGAAACTTTCAACAATTCAACATTAGTTACAGAACTTGGTTACAACACGAAAGATGAAAATCTTGGTTTTGCATGCATTCTCCATGCATCCATCCATCCTAGGTTCATTGGTATGTCGTATGATGCTTGTGCACAATTTTTTCTCAAAAGCTAAAAGATTATAAAGAACTGGTCAATGTACCAAAAAGTCAAACGACAACTTAATTGCTGCGTTTGGTGATATATCTATGTTTGTATCACTAAAATTAACTATAGAGTAATGTTCAAGTTAGACcaggtatatatgtatagaataCTTGGAGAAATTAAAGAAGAACCTGTTTCGAGGGTTGATGATGAGACCTCCAGAGGACCATATGTTGAGTAGCTCTTTGAAGCTCAGCATCTTAAATATATGATCAATCTGTATATCGACTTTGCTAGAACAAAGAATCGAGACcaacaaataaacttatttggATAAATCAACAAACATCGATCGTTTGTTTATCAGAACAAAATATGGCGTTCGAAATGTGATGATGTATACGTAAACTGTGTATAGAAATGAAAGAGAATTTCGGTCTGTGAAAGAGATGCTCAAGCAACGTGCATTATATAGCCATGAGATACTGTctcatcatttatattataagacTTGTAACTATCAATTGTCTATTTGGAATCAATCCTAGCTGTCTTAGAACAATATTTCACTCTTTGGGTTTAAGTTGACTTTTAAAGTTGGGTGGTTACAACTTAAATACTCCGTATAAGTTAAGGTCCATCCTTGGTTGTTAGAGATATACTAGACGTATACCCTGCGCTATGCGACGCCGATGGTGGTAGTAACGGTAGTGTAGTAACGACGGCAGTAAAGATGGCAATGTGCGGCGGTGGCTGTGTGATGGTGAATGTACGTAAAACTAATTGATGTGAAAGGGTTTAATATGGTTAAGAGTTGGAGgatctatattataaatttttttcattaagagtattatcgGTATATTAGATGAATATGTtctgattaataaataaaaagagaggcaatatgataattttaaagtataaattgcTTAAAAGAGGAAGAGATAGTTTGCTTAAAAGAGGGGTAATGTGTAATCGTTCCttaaacataattattaatgtaGATTACATTTTTCTATGATGTGTGTGATAAGATATTTgttcataattattttatatatatgtaatttattatatatatatctaccaatatatatatatatatatataacaaggtcctaaattcattcctaaacaaataggAACCCTTAGATGAGTTCcaactttgatttagaaccattaaatcaaatttaattatttcatctttatagaatgacgatattaatacttatactttatatgattagtCAAAATTTATCcttcttatatatttaattttcccTTTAGTAAATCTCCAAACTTAAGATTATGCATGTTTATTTTCGATGTGATTCATATTTACTTtctataaataatgaaatacaatatatgaTACAATCTTTAGTAACCATATGTTAATGCCAACTTGATTCAAAGATATATGCAGGTaatttactattttattttaatcttagaaataataacacataaaatcatatttCACATTATTCtattatatgataataataataataataataataataataataatttatattattgcatttttattttttaaaagtataatatcCATAATAATCTTTACCtacacatatattattaaaagcCGAAGAAAGTTAGCCAACTGGCAGATGCACCTAAGCTTTTTCTACAAATCATGGGTTCGACACTAGGGAGTCACGTGTTTGTGGAGTTGTTCTTTGGAGATGTCACTATGTGGTAGCACATACCCGATCAAGACAATGTAGTCAATCTTGGTGGAATCATCATTATATGATGAGCTAAAGTACaatttgcaacatgtcttttaTAAAGATACATTGAAAAGGTCTCTACAAAAAGTAATGGTAATATTGTCATCCAATTAACATGTATAtgttgattatatattttttagttatttttattatgagaCGTATGAGTTTCATtgtcccatattaagtgtcttattttaatttttcaagtcttttttctttcaactttaacattaatatttttgtttgtattatatagtattcgatgaaaaatatattaatgaaaaatacgtttaaatctcaatcaattcatatactttatattaaatgggcgataaaaaatatattaatgaaaaatacgtttgaaaactcaatcaatttatataatttatattaagtgttatacaacacaaacaaaaatatatacggtcaaaattaaaagagaaagacttgaaaaaagtcaaaatatgacaCTTAAATTGAAATTCGAACCCTGCTAAAGACTTTACCAATGGGTCACCAACCCATTGACAAatttattaattgattaattcGTATATATAACATAGAACgtattattatgatatatattatttattattttattggatatacgctagctattatttttgatttattatactaaaattggttaaaattggtgatgaaaaacaaaaaaaatataaattaaagtcaaagcTGAAATTAAATATCGACTTGAAGAAATCGAAAgctatgattggtcgataaattattagaacaactgtattttaatatattaaaagaaagataGTTCTTTGAGGGTGTCGTTAAATTACATTGATGATGTTATATTTAACATACTATTTGGTCTAAAACATTATTGACTCTCATACTTTAGATGagtaatcaatatatatattaggggtgTCAAAATACCTATAACCAAATAATCGACTTAACCCAAATGAATTTTAGTCATACGGGTCACGTCATTTGGGAATTTAtgggttatttgggttaacGCGTACCCAGATATTGGTTTAGTATATGGGTTAAGCAGATAAAGATTTGGCGACCTGAATAACGCATTTGTGTACGAGTTAAACACAATTTAAACGAGTAGCAAAAATTTCCATGTAAATATACcactacaaaaaaaagtaatatttaaAGGTCGAAAAGACATGTATGAAGACTGGAAGCCTCTTATTAAATATGTAATCCATCATGAATTGTCTTCTTATGCATTCCCATTATAAGTTTATCTGGGCATTATATGCACcaatataatttttcatttgtacacGATCGCACCATCAAACTTTTTATTGAATTAGTTTCCATATAACATTCAAAATTGTTTAGATGTGGGTGTATTAAACTCtcaatatttgtacatatatgttCATTAGACaattcaaattttgatgattttc harbors:
- the LOC122604563 gene encoding potassium channel SKOR-like, producing the protein MYSSFFTPIEFGFFRGLPDHVYLLDILGQVVFFVDVFLLFFVAYRDIEREKLNQKSIAWRYLKTYFIFDLLSCMPWDIIYRVSGRKEEVRYLLLIRLVRVRKVLEFFRKLETDIRVNYFFSRILKLVMVELYCTHTAACIFYYLATTLPASQEEYTWIGSLKLGAYSYSNFRDIDLWKKYITSLYFAVITMATVGYGDIHAVNMREMIFVMVYVSFDMVLGAYLVGNITALVVKGSKTEIYRDRIKSLLKYVDKKTVRKEIHYKIKEQLLLPNDRSHSDPAVFQDLPTDVRTTIAEHLYKPQLKEVPLFKGCSPEFIDQIVTRVHEEFYPPGKVIMEQGSVVDQLYFICDGKLKEVIVNESGHEETVSDLKPQDSFGDVSILHNKLQPYTVRVLDHCLLLRIDKKSFSNILKIYLHDKQKILANLEKEAKTRQSLELSSYFQEPSEKVTQKRCTVYPFQPWEESKDQNKYGVVLRVPDTIDELMKTAAEYLKLDLLPTSCIITKEKGQIVNADIIKDEEKLYLITTQA